The following proteins are co-located in the Polymorphospora rubra genome:
- a CDS encoding condensation domain-containing protein, producing MNLDELLAYVATHDVRLTADDAADGGGVRLHFDAPADAVTPDLVAALRTYRSELLDRLGAGPAPERVEVARGPLSYQQDRMLSLINANPPSATWNVSMRLVLTGTLDEAALRTALDAVVARHEALRSRFVDDGDGPVQIVYAHQPVTLPVVDVTGLPDPDRLERAENVSRAVAQVAFDLDHELPLRLQLVRVDVHTWWLMIVVHHIACDGWAVSVMLHDMAAGYRRALAGEAPDRTPPTVQSIDFARWEQRVYDAGTRRRRADYWSTELTLDGFALDLPYDRPAPAVPTGRGRAHQFLVPPDVERDVRAFSVERNTTLFPTLAAAMGVQLARLTGQGDVVVSLPYANRDRIEFAETVAIVACPLLIRMRVDTTATFADLVDQVGMGLFAGVDNMLPIGWIYDRLIEDAGGGSPPMAAVSFAYQSTLNLELDLPGLTAEVEDRPTGAARTTLICGLIPRSYGLEGYLEYALDRLDPATAKSWMDGYLEVLATACRQPHRPLSELTGLPAPVPAAAA from the coding sequence GTGAACCTCGACGAACTGCTGGCGTACGTCGCCACCCACGACGTACGGCTGACGGCCGACGACGCCGCGGACGGCGGGGGCGTCCGGCTCCACTTCGACGCCCCCGCCGACGCGGTCACGCCCGACCTCGTCGCGGCGCTGCGGACGTACCGGTCCGAACTGCTGGATCGCCTCGGTGCCGGGCCGGCGCCGGAGCGGGTCGAGGTCGCCCGGGGTCCGCTCTCCTACCAGCAGGACCGGATGCTGTCGCTCATCAACGCGAACCCGCCGAGCGCCACCTGGAACGTCAGCATGCGGCTGGTCCTCACCGGCACTCTCGACGAGGCCGCGCTGCGGACCGCGCTGGACGCCGTGGTGGCCCGGCACGAGGCGCTGCGGTCCCGGTTCGTCGACGACGGCGACGGGCCGGTGCAGATCGTGTACGCCCACCAGCCGGTGACGCTGCCCGTCGTCGACGTCACCGGCCTGCCGGATCCGGACCGGCTGGAGCGGGCCGAGAACGTCAGCCGGGCCGTCGCCCAGGTCGCGTTCGACCTCGACCACGAGCTTCCGCTGCGCCTGCAACTGGTCCGGGTCGACGTGCACACCTGGTGGTTGATGATCGTCGTGCACCACATCGCCTGTGACGGCTGGGCGGTGTCGGTGATGTTGCACGACATGGCGGCCGGCTACCGCCGGGCGCTGGCCGGTGAGGCCCCCGACCGCACCCCGCCGACCGTCCAGTCGATCGACTTCGCCCGCTGGGAGCAGCGGGTGTACGACGCCGGGACCCGGCGCCGGCGGGCGGACTACTGGTCGACGGAACTGACCCTCGACGGTTTCGCCCTCGACCTGCCGTACGACCGGCCGGCGCCGGCGGTACCGACCGGGCGGGGCCGGGCCCACCAGTTCCTCGTGCCGCCCGACGTGGAACGCGACGTCAGGGCGTTCTCCGTGGAGCGGAACACGACGCTGTTCCCGACGCTGGCCGCGGCGATGGGGGTGCAACTCGCCCGGCTGACCGGTCAGGGCGACGTCGTCGTCTCGCTGCCGTACGCCAACCGGGACCGGATCGAGTTCGCCGAGACCGTCGCGATCGTGGCCTGCCCACTGCTGATCCGGATGCGTGTCGACACCACCGCCACCTTCGCCGACCTGGTCGACCAGGTCGGAATGGGGCTGTTCGCCGGGGTCGACAACATGCTGCCGATCGGGTGGATCTACGACCGGCTGATCGAGGACGCCGGTGGCGGGTCGCCGCCGATGGCGGCGGTGAGCTTCGCCTACCAGAGCACCCTGAACCTGGAACTGGACCTGCCGGGGCTGACGGCCGAGGTGGAGGACCGGCCGACCGGGGCCGCCCGCACGACGCTGATCTGCGGGCTGATCCCCCGGTCGTACGGGCTGGAAGGCTACCTGGAGTACGCGCTCGACCGGCTCGACCCGGCGACCGCGAAGTCCTGGATGGACGGTTACCTGGAGGTGCTGGCGACCGCCTGCCGGCAGCCGCACCGGCCGCTGTCCGAGCTGACCGGGCTGCCGGCCCCCGTACCGGCGGCCGCCGCCTGA
- a CDS encoding phosphopantetheine-binding protein — MEPAEVTAVLLGLAEVADGVVTALRDRAGDAYLAAYVVPTGGGDPDRLAGRLADALARELPDHMVPRAWAFLSALPVNSNGKVDRATLPRPGVQAGPSGPAPAAVPASPAAPPPAAAPPVPAPTPPDDLEEAVRTLWCAELDRTPDQTPADASFFALGGHSITAMRLLGRLRETTGVEYPVLRFFRAPTIRAMAEHLREQRPAVNGRVRGTL; from the coding sequence GTGGAGCCGGCCGAGGTGACCGCCGTACTGCTCGGTCTGGCCGAGGTCGCCGACGGCGTGGTGACCGCGCTGCGCGACCGGGCCGGCGACGCCTACCTCGCCGCGTACGTCGTGCCGACCGGCGGTGGCGACCCGGACCGGCTGGCCGGACGGTTGGCCGACGCCCTGGCGCGGGAACTGCCGGACCACATGGTGCCCCGTGCCTGGGCGTTCCTGTCGGCGCTGCCGGTGAACAGCAACGGCAAGGTCGACCGGGCCACGCTGCCCCGACCCGGCGTCCAGGCCGGCCCGTCCGGCCCGGCACCGGCCGCCGTCCCGGCGTCGCCGGCGGCACCACCGCCGGCCGCCGCACCACCGGTGCCGGCGCCCACACCGCCCGACGACCTGGAAGAGGCGGTACGGACGCTGTGGTGCGCCGAGCTGGACCGGACGCCGGACCAGACCCCGGCCGACGCGTCGTTCTTCGCCCTCGGCGGCCACTCGATCACCGCGATGCGGCTGCTCGGCCGGCTGCGGGAGACGACCGGCGTGGAGTACCCGGTGCTGCGGTTCTTCCGGGCGCCGACGATCCGGGCGATGGCCGAACACCTGCGCGAGCAGCGGCCCGCCGTCAACGGCCGGGTCAGGGGCACGCTGTGA
- a CDS encoding type I polyketide synthase — protein sequence MTERMDRRIAVVGMAFRLPGADNPQTYWRNIRDGVCSVRRFGDRELAAAGVPAHLRDAPDFVGVSGVLDDIEGFDAEFFGISAHEARVTDPQHRIFLETCYHALEHGGYAATAPDTRVGVFAGVGFHLYPLNTYLMSNLAHPDRDDDWLSGMQVAVGNYADFLATRASYRLGLTGPSMGVQSGCSTSLVAVHLASQALLAGDADLAVAGAAAVHVPVALGYRYVKGSILSRSGRCRPFDAEADGTVGGNGVAAVLLKRFDRAVADGDTIHAVLLGSGINNDGAGKHSYTAPSAAGQRGALLRAYEVAGVSPDQIGYLETHGTGTYKGDPIEFDGMTSAFREHTDRVGYCAIGSVKPNIGHLDACAGMAGLIKTILVLRHGEIPPMAGYRRPNPALALDTSPFYVPTAPRPWPAGAGPRRAAVTALGVGGTNVHLVLEEAPPRRVPAGDAAVPGLLPLSARHPDALVNLATAMRDQLRADPDAAPADLLTTTALGRPHLRHRLVAFGDTPAALADALDAYLARPDRPDPRFVAGAEPRPAPVFLCSGQGTPTPGMARVLYERFPAFRAVLDECERLHTDAGGRSLLAALTDPAAPDTIWDTEFAQPALFAYQAALTGLWHALGVDPGLVAGHSVGEYAALHAAGALSLADGIRLTRRRGELMHRSTAAGGMLAVLAGPEIVDRLRAECPDLDLAAVNTATNRVLAGPAAAVDRAGALLDGWGVRRQRLAVDRAFHSALLDPVLPDLRRLLATVPFQPLRIPLVSGVDGTVLPAGHVVDVDYLLRHARHPVRFDLVLETVGRVADAPLVEVGPNAVLAGLGRAVLPDRPVVVSQRRNAELDTLGRAVARLHTAGAAVDWSVLLAGCGGGRMPLPAYPFQHRPHWIAPVGGTAPPADLPAVATHDEGTLRAVEAVAEQVRGLAAVQARLLSQLAEVVARRPATEPGPPAPATDLADSSSVSGA from the coding sequence ATGACCGAGCGCATGGACCGGCGGATCGCGGTCGTCGGGATGGCGTTCCGGCTGCCCGGTGCGGACAACCCGCAGACCTACTGGCGCAACATCCGCGACGGGGTGTGCAGCGTACGGCGGTTCGGCGACCGGGAGCTGGCCGCGGCCGGCGTACCCGCGCACCTGCGCGACGCGCCCGACTTCGTCGGGGTCAGCGGCGTGCTCGACGACATCGAGGGCTTCGACGCCGAGTTCTTCGGCATCAGTGCCCACGAGGCCCGGGTCACCGACCCGCAGCACCGGATCTTCCTGGAGACCTGCTACCACGCGCTGGAGCACGGCGGCTACGCCGCCACCGCGCCCGACACCCGGGTCGGGGTCTTCGCCGGCGTCGGCTTCCACCTCTACCCGCTGAACACCTACCTGATGAGCAACCTCGCCCATCCGGACCGCGACGACGACTGGCTGTCGGGGATGCAGGTGGCGGTCGGCAACTACGCCGACTTCCTCGCCACCCGGGCCTCCTACCGGCTCGGGCTGACCGGGCCGTCGATGGGGGTGCAGAGCGGCTGCTCCACCTCACTGGTGGCGGTCCATCTGGCGAGCCAGGCGCTGCTGGCCGGCGACGCCGACCTCGCGGTGGCCGGCGCGGCGGCGGTGCACGTACCGGTGGCGCTGGGCTACCGGTACGTCAAGGGTTCGATCCTGTCCCGCAGCGGCCGGTGCCGGCCCTTCGACGCGGAGGCGGACGGCACCGTCGGCGGCAACGGGGTCGCCGCCGTACTGCTGAAGCGGTTCGACCGGGCGGTCGCCGACGGCGACACCATCCACGCGGTGCTGCTCGGCTCCGGGATCAACAACGACGGCGCGGGCAAGCACAGCTACACCGCGCCGAGCGCGGCCGGGCAGCGCGGTGCGCTGCTGCGCGCGTACGAGGTCGCCGGCGTCTCCCCGGACCAGATCGGCTATCTGGAGACGCACGGCACCGGCACGTACAAGGGTGATCCGATCGAGTTCGACGGCATGACCTCGGCGTTCCGCGAGCACACCGACCGGGTCGGCTACTGCGCGATCGGTTCGGTCAAGCCGAACATCGGGCATCTCGACGCGTGCGCCGGCATGGCCGGCCTGATCAAGACGATCCTGGTACTCCGGCACGGCGAGATCCCGCCGATGGCCGGCTACCGACGTCCCAATCCGGCCCTGGCGCTCGACACCAGCCCGTTCTACGTCCCGACCGCGCCGCGCCCGTGGCCGGCCGGTGCCGGGCCGCGCCGGGCCGCGGTCACCGCGCTCGGGGTCGGCGGCACCAACGTCCACCTGGTGTTGGAGGAGGCGCCGCCGCGCCGCGTACCGGCCGGTGACGCGGCGGTTCCCGGCCTGCTGCCGCTGTCCGCCCGGCACCCCGACGCGCTGGTGAACCTCGCCACCGCGATGCGCGACCAGCTGCGGGCGGATCCGGACGCCGCGCCCGCCGACCTGCTCACCACCACCGCGCTCGGGCGGCCGCACCTGCGGCACCGGCTGGTCGCCTTCGGCGACACTCCGGCCGCGCTCGCCGACGCCCTCGACGCCTATCTCGCGCGGCCGGACCGGCCCGACCCCCGGTTCGTCGCCGGCGCCGAGCCCCGGCCGGCGCCGGTCTTCCTCTGTTCCGGGCAGGGCACCCCGACGCCGGGAATGGCCCGGGTCCTGTACGAACGCTTCCCGGCCTTCCGTGCCGTCCTCGACGAGTGCGAGCGGCTGCACACCGACGCCGGCGGCCGGTCGCTGCTGGCCGCCCTCACCGACCCGGCCGCGCCAGACACGATCTGGGACACCGAGTTCGCCCAGCCGGCACTGTTCGCCTACCAGGCGGCACTGACCGGACTCTGGCACGCCCTCGGGGTCGACCCCGGCCTGGTCGCCGGGCACAGCGTCGGCGAGTACGCGGCCCTGCACGCCGCCGGTGCGCTGTCGCTGGCCGACGGCATCCGGCTGACCCGCCGGCGCGGCGAACTGATGCACCGGTCCACCGCGGCCGGCGGCATGCTCGCGGTGCTGGCCGGCCCGGAAATCGTCGACCGGCTCCGCGCCGAGTGCCCCGACCTCGACCTCGCCGCCGTCAACACGGCGACGAACCGGGTGCTCGCCGGCCCGGCCGCCGCCGTGGACCGGGCGGGTGCGCTGCTCGACGGATGGGGCGTGCGCCGGCAGCGGCTCGCGGTCGACCGGGCCTTCCACTCCGCCCTGCTCGACCCGGTGCTGCCCGACCTGCGCCGGCTGCTCGCCACGGTGCCGTTCCAGCCGTTGCGGATCCCGCTGGTCAGCGGCGTCGACGGTACGGTGCTGCCGGCCGGGCACGTCGTCGACGTCGACTACCTGCTGCGGCACGCCCGCCACCCGGTCCGCTTCGACCTGGTGCTGGAGACGGTCGGCCGGGTGGCGGACGCGCCGCTGGTCGAGGTCGGGCCGAACGCCGTGCTGGCCGGGCTGGGCCGGGCTGTGCTGCCGGACCGGCCGGTGGTGGTCAGCCAGCGGCGGAACGCCGAACTCGACACCCTCGGCCGGGCGGTGGCCCGGCTGCACACCGCCGGCGCGGCCGTCGACTGGTCCGTCCTGCTCGCCGGCTGCGGCGGCGGGCGGATGCCGCTGCCGGCCTACCCGTTCCAGCACCGTCCACACTGGATTGCTCCGGTCGGTGGCACCGCGCCGCCCGCTGACCTGCCCGCCGTCGCGACGCACGACGAGGGAACGCTGCGGGCCGTCGAAGCCGTCGCGGAACAGGTACGCGGCCTGGCCGCCGTACAGGCCCGACTGCTGAGCCAACTCGCCGAGGTCGTCGCGCGACGGCCGGCCACCGAACCGGGACCGCCGGCCCCCGCGACCGACCTAGCCGACAGCAGCAGTGTCTCTGGGGCGTGA
- a CDS encoding discoidin domain-containing protein yields MPVTRRSFVSSVVAGSALAAVSTSELLAAASPAHAASPVGDVVGKITVGYQGWFSCPGDGAPIGGWWHWSRDRFQPPSPANTTIVSWPDMREYTRGYPTAYPNLGNGQPATLFSSYDQQTVDTHFRWMRDHGCDTAALQRFNPFGDEGPTRDAMAVKVRDAAERFGRRFYLMYDVTSWTNMQSELKTDWTTKMSAYTASPAYARQNGKPVVCIWGFGFNDPGRPFAPAPCLEVVNWFKAQGCYVIGGVPTYWRTGINDSRPGFSDVYRAFDMISPWMVGRTGTLDGLDWFHTNVNVPDQADCNARGVDYQPCVMPGDLSAGHRVHGDFYWRHFYNLVRLGAQGLYVSMFDEYNEGNQIAKTAETAAWVPAGTGIRALDEDGVACSSDYYLRITADGGRMLKGQLPLTPVRPTPPTLGGPDPTGDLAAGRPTSASSQNGPYVAANAVDTSTATYWESAGALPQWIQVDLGAPRSVERVVLALPAGWGTRTQTLSVQGSGDGSAFTTIAGPAGRVFDPATGNQVTINVPATTARHVRVTVTGNTGWPAAQLSRLQVYGTATQPVTNLAAGRPTSASGHTQNLVSGNAVDGNPASYWESANNAFPQWIQVDLGAAVAVGRVVLKLPPATAWQTRTQTLSVQGSTNGTTFTTLAGSAGRVFDPATGNATTIQFTATATRYVRLSISANTGWPAGQIGEFEVYAA; encoded by the coding sequence ATGCCTGTCACCCGTCGCAGTTTCGTGTCGTCGGTGGTCGCCGGGTCGGCCCTCGCCGCCGTGTCCACCTCCGAGCTGCTCGCCGCGGCCTCCCCGGCCCACGCGGCCAGTCCGGTCGGCGACGTCGTCGGAAAGATCACCGTCGGCTACCAGGGCTGGTTCTCCTGCCCTGGCGACGGCGCGCCGATCGGCGGCTGGTGGCACTGGAGCCGCGACCGCTTCCAGCCGCCGTCGCCGGCCAACACCACGATCGTGTCCTGGCCGGACATGCGCGAATACACCCGCGGCTACCCGACCGCCTACCCCAACCTCGGCAACGGCCAGCCGGCGACCCTCTTCTCGTCGTACGACCAGCAGACCGTCGACACGCACTTCCGGTGGATGCGCGACCACGGCTGCGACACCGCCGCCCTGCAACGGTTCAACCCGTTCGGCGACGAGGGCCCGACCCGCGACGCCATGGCGGTCAAGGTCCGCGACGCGGCCGAGCGCTTCGGCCGCAGGTTCTATCTCATGTACGACGTCACGAGCTGGACGAACATGCAGTCGGAGCTGAAGACCGACTGGACCACGAAGATGTCGGCGTACACCGCGTCACCGGCCTACGCCCGGCAGAACGGCAAGCCCGTCGTCTGCATCTGGGGCTTCGGCTTCAACGACCCCGGCCGCCCGTTCGCCCCGGCCCCCTGCCTCGAGGTGGTCAACTGGTTCAAGGCCCAGGGTTGCTACGTCATCGGCGGCGTGCCGACCTACTGGCGTACCGGGATCAACGACTCGCGGCCCGGCTTCTCCGACGTCTACCGCGCCTTCGACATGATCTCGCCGTGGATGGTCGGCCGCACCGGCACCCTCGACGGCCTCGACTGGTTCCACACCAACGTCAACGTCCCCGACCAGGCCGACTGCAACGCCCGCGGCGTCGACTACCAGCCCTGTGTCATGCCCGGCGACCTGTCCGCCGGCCACCGGGTGCACGGCGACTTCTACTGGCGGCACTTCTACAACCTGGTCCGGCTCGGCGCCCAGGGCCTGTACGTGTCGATGTTCGACGAATACAACGAGGGCAACCAGATCGCCAAGACCGCCGAGACGGCGGCCTGGGTGCCGGCCGGCACCGGCATCCGGGCCCTCGACGAGGACGGGGTGGCCTGCTCGTCGGACTACTACCTGCGGATCACCGCCGACGGCGGCCGGATGCTCAAGGGGCAGCTCCCGCTGACCCCGGTGCGCCCGACCCCGCCGACGCTCGGCGGCCCCGACCCGACCGGTGACCTCGCCGCCGGCCGGCCCACCTCGGCGAGCAGCCAGAACGGCCCGTACGTCGCCGCGAACGCCGTCGACACCAGCACCGCCACGTACTGGGAGAGTGCCGGGGCGCTGCCGCAGTGGATCCAGGTCGACCTGGGCGCGCCCCGGTCGGTCGAGCGGGTCGTGCTCGCCCTGCCGGCGGGCTGGGGAACGCGTACCCAGACCCTGTCGGTGCAGGGCAGCGGCGACGGCTCCGCGTTCACGACGATCGCCGGCCCGGCCGGGCGCGTCTTCGACCCCGCCACCGGCAACCAGGTGACGATCAACGTCCCGGCGACGACCGCCCGCCACGTACGGGTCACCGTCACCGGCAACACCGGCTGGCCGGCGGCCCAGCTGTCCCGGCTCCAGGTCTACGGGACGGCGACGCAACCCGTCACCAACCTGGCCGCCGGCCGGCCGACCTCGGCCAGCGGCCACACCCAGAACCTGGTGTCCGGCAACGCCGTCGACGGCAACCCCGCCAGCTACTGGGAGAGCGCAAACAACGCCTTTCCACAGTGGATTCAGGTGGACCTGGGCGCCGCCGTCGCCGTCGGCCGGGTGGTGCTGAAGCTCCCGCCGGCCACGGCCTGGCAGACGCGTACCCAGACGCTGTCGGTGCAGGGCAGCACCAACGGCACCACCTTCACCACGCTCGCCGGGTCGGCCGGGCGCGTCTTCGACCCGGCCACCGGCAACGCGACGACCATCCAGTTCACCGCGACCGCCACCCGCTACGTCCGGCTGTCGATCAGCGCCAACACCGGCTGGCCGGCCGGGCAGATCGGTGAGTTCGAGGTCTATGCCGCGTGA
- a CDS encoding acyl carrier protein, with product MLGNGATPHTDRSPGVEDVSERVRELTARHLGYALADVRVDTPFLDLGADSLTMINMLRELEGEFSVRVAMRELFDEGDTPARLSRLVVARIGAGPATPAAAAAPPPAAAAATVTPALAAPAPVSARRPRPRRSRPRRSRPRPPWSRSRPRRYRPPWRSRR from the coding sequence ATGCTGGGAAACGGGGCCACGCCGCACACCGACCGGAGCCCGGGCGTCGAGGACGTCTCCGAGCGGGTACGCGAACTCACCGCTCGGCACCTGGGCTACGCACTCGCCGACGTACGGGTGGACACGCCCTTCCTCGACCTGGGCGCCGATTCGCTGACGATGATCAACATGCTCCGCGAGCTGGAGGGCGAGTTCTCGGTACGGGTCGCGATGCGCGAACTGTTCGACGAGGGCGACACCCCGGCCCGGTTGTCCCGGCTGGTCGTGGCCCGGATCGGCGCCGGCCCGGCAACACCCGCGGCGGCGGCCGCCCCTCCCCCGGCCGCCGCCGCGGCCACGGTCACACCGGCTCTGGCCGCACCAGCGCCGGTGTCCGCCCGGCGGCCCCGGCCCCGGCGATCCCGGCCCCGGCGATCCCGGCCCCGGCCACCGTGGTCCCGGTCCCGGCCCCGGCGGTACCGGCCGCCGTGGCGGTCGCGCCGGTGA